The Cololabis saira isolate AMF1-May2022 chromosome 18, fColSai1.1, whole genome shotgun sequence genome contains the following window.
gttggagtgaagctgctgtgacgtacaggactgtctcagaaaattagaatattgtgataaagttctttattttctgtaatgcaatttattaaaaaaaaaaaaaaaatgtcatacattctggattcattacaaatcaactgaaatattgcaagccttttattattttaatattgctgattatggcttacagtttaagattaagattcccagaatattctaattttttgagataggatatttgagttttcttaagctgtaagccatgatcagcaatattaaaataataaaaggcttgtaatatttcagttgatttgtaatgaatccagaatgtatgacatttttgcattacagaaaataaaggactttatcacaatattctaattttctgagacagtcctgtatttgatttgtgtatctaaatgaagaagacaacaacactaaagatgtagaacctggaggagatgatagatgtgctgctgggtctgtggcttctgtttgatatcaagttaaaaaatgagagtgagagaagcttcaagcggcgattcctttttttttatcttgttcaTCTCTGCGctgggagccgtgagcagctatgaagagacagagctcctggtagatctggtcgttccttatctccgtctagatacctttttaattctctcctcagcaccaggtttatgaacatctgaccctcagagttggatcatgaaacagacttttgctgccgttgctggttgaataaaatgaacaagaatccgtcagagtctctttctctgatttcctcctcctgactcagacgtctgactccaaccccccgaccaatcggtggtctgtagtgtgatgatgtcagatacagccgactcagcagcttagaacctcagcagaatagatacagaaaagtatctactcagcacgttagacccctagtggaaaagaaccaaactgaggcgagtcgggctgagtaggtgctagtggaaagcGCCATTGGTTTCAGCGTGTGATGGGGACGGAGCGATGACTGGCTGATGGACCAGCACCGTCCTCCAGGGACGGGTTATCCGGCCCCAGATAATCCCTCATTGTTGTTCTCCTCCAGGTCAGTAAGTGTCCCGAGGGGACCAAACCCATGCTGGTGTTTGCAGGAGACGCTTTCGACCAAGACGTGGAACACAAGCGCCTGAAGAGCCTGCTCATAGGTATCCagcagtactccagttgtaaaataaaatcaggggggtggtggatttgatcatatggggacagataatttgtgctgattacaaataatataatatattacaaataatagcagtgaccaaaacacctgcagaaatactgcaggaatgacatagcagcagttaaatgcagccttctgtaagctttaaatatccactgggcttacatcaaatacatcaaaacacaacaataaaaaacacttttctgaacttatcaatatgactctgtccttcacaggataagtaacatggatcactgcaaaaactcacaatcttaacaagaatatttgtcttatttctagttaaaatgtctcattttagtcaaaaaaaaatctcattacacttaaaacaagactcatcactggaaaaaacaacaattttcacctgtttcaagtagattttcacttaaaataagtagaaaaattgttttgtttgtaatgagaagataaatcttgtcccactggcagattttcctacttaattcaagtgaaaatttacttgaaacgggtgaaaatggtcaaataagttatttttctggtgttatttttctggtgatgactctaaatgttgaaatagcagtaaaaccacattcattgatataaatgacataagggatggaaaggagggatggcagttttacaggggggatgatttggaccgtttttatttcagggggggatgatttggaccgtttttatttcagggggggatgccatctcccctcatccccctcaactccagtactggtatcCAGGGAGCGCTGCGGGACCGGGCCCGGCCCGCCGCCCTCAGAGCTCTCACGGCTCCTCTTCTGTCTCAGATTTCTTCAGGGGCCCCACGGTGCCGGCGGTCCGCCTGGCGGGTCTGGAGCACGTCCTGCACTTCACCGCCGTGGACGGGAAGATCTACATGCGCAGCTACAGGTACGGCAGCCTGCACGGCTCAGAAACCCCTGAGGAAACCCCAGGTGTCTGGTGGGCCCGCTGACGTGGTTGGTGTGTCTGTGCCGCAGGTCTCTGCTGAAGAAGTCCGGCTGCCGGACCCCTCGCATCGAGCTGGAGGAGATCGGACCCTCGTTCGACTTTGTCCTGCGGAGAACCCACCTGGCGTCAGACGACCTCTACAAGCTGGCTCACAAACAGCCCAAAGCTCTGAAGGTAGCCGGGACGCACCGCCCCCCAGTGGTCAGGGGTGGTACTGCTGCCATGAACGTGTCAGAACTaaagctggggatcgattcaaatgtcaagaatcgattccgattcttaagattcagaatcgattatcatgatttgattcaatccgattccattccgatattgatttgggttagtgttattagggcccgagcacttacagtgcgaaggccctattgtatctgtaggaatttttcttattatttttcttctgacgaaatgagggccttttttccccctaaacatgccccaaaagtcaccaaattttgcacgcaagccaggcctggtgataaatgtgatatttcatggtttgcattaatgggcgtggcctaacggctcaacagcgccccctagaaaactttgtgcctcaagccccacaatacggtttgaggtacatgcacgaaaatcggtacacacctgtatcatgtcacaacttaaagaaaagtctcttggcgccatggccgaaaccaaacaggatgtcagccattttgaattaattgtgtaattttggcgcaattcatgccattcttccggcaattaatacggcccgaaccgtaacgtgcacccaggtgtgttatacatcaaaatgtgcatctccatcctgcggctACACgagttacttttctctttcaaaagcgttaccgtggcgacgctagacgccaaaaagcggtattgagtccttgagcttcattggcctgaattagccccgccccttcttctgattggttgtccctttttcctgctataacttttgaatggtttgacataggaagtcgtgggtggtgtcatttctgatatgcttatggggggcggtggccgtgggtgcgagggcccattcatcgctgcttgcagctttaattaaaacagttttttcagctgttgcatgaattatatgactgtagttatgcaacatattaatactagtattatattgagattgaacagcaagtattgcagctaatgatgctgtaaggaccaatcagctcccagaatgctgatagaactgctttcagaaacatcgtgggtcagaattaccaaacagatccagggaggaaacagagacggattaaatcgtttttatttttttgcagattgcgttttttttttttttcccattttcggTCTTTTTCAGGttattaatttttgagaatttggtttttagcattttatgcaaatgtaaccccaagacagtatataaagtaatgaaatatagacaatttatgcaattataactgaaaactttaatgttttcatacctttaaacatatttaaaggcaaaaacatggcaccagttattcttgtgtccaacaaaaaattccttttttgggcataaacaaaaaaataccaaaagttgtattgatgaaaaaaaatggatctttagacatacgaatcgatttttaggaattaatgagaatagattttagaatcggaaaatcgatttatttttttaacacaggcctagtcgGTAGAAAGAATAATCACGCTGTTTTCCTTTTCACCCCCGCAgccgaagaagaagaagaacatttCCCACAATTTCTTCGGTACCAAGTTCGGCCGAGTGCACATGCAGAAGCAGGACCTGTCCAAGCTGCAGACGCGCAAGATGAAGggcctgaggaagaggaggagggtggAGGAGGGAGCCGGGGAGCAGGACGTCCAGACCCCCAAAGTGGCCAAGGAGGAGAGCTgaagccccccccacccccggacCCAGAGCCCCCGCCTGACCGTCTGGACCCGCCGGGTCATGTGACTCTCTCCCCGCAGCCGCCGCCGCAGCCgccgccgcagcagcagcagcagcagccgcagcagcagcagcagcagcagccgcagcagcagcagcagcagcagccgcagcagcagcagcagcagcagcagcagcagcagcagcagcagcagcagcagcagcgcggtGTTTCTGACGGCGTCGTCCGATTGTTTCCACGTTACAGTTGCAGTGTGTAAAACTTTGTCCAGTCATTAAAACCAGATCCAAACTCGGCTCGAGACTGTTTGGTGTAAACATCTAATCCTTCAGCCTCGTTTACTTCACTCCGCCGAGGCCTTCATTAGCTACACGGCTCTGAGCCCACGATGAAGAAAGTTAATCTTTTAATCTCTTCTTTTGGGAGTGATTAGGCTTTATCGGGTCTTAATCCACAGCCCAGACGCCCGAGTTCAGCGGGTGACACCAGAGACTGCACCGCAGCAGTTACTCAGACAGGAAACTCCCCTCATCATGTGACTGCTGCTCCCACGGAGAGCAGAGCGGCGTGGGGGTCGCTGGGCTCCAGGTGCAGCGGGGCCCCCCGCTGGCCGGCCCGGGAACTGCAGGCCGGAGGAAACAGCTCAGCTGTCTGGCGGCTCACTGAAGCAGGAGAGAAATAAAACGTTGCTTGTTGTCAGAGTGACAATAGTAATGTAACACAGACGGATTTGTCGGTGTCCCTAAAAGAGGTCGTAACTCACTAGTCACATTTCAAACTAAAGGGAGGAGACACGTTGTGGTGTGGCGTTAGTGTGTTCACCCCACTGAGCTCAGGGTTACGTCACAGCGGAGGAGAGAGATTATGGGAGCGTCTGCGAGCAGCTGCCGGGAGCAGACCTCCCAGGACCAAAGTGCAAGCCCAGGGCGGTCAGGATGATGAAGTAGTTtatttggtcgatcagtttccattgataaatacattgcatttcatttccttttgtaggaaagaaataaaggtgtagctgaagcttAAGCTTATTGTGCCTTccctttttaactttgtttccttcatagtactactactttactaatacaacaaggacaaacattctacaacaacataaaaacagctaagtaaacacacatgcaaaacaagaaggaagacaaatgtaaatatgacagaaaaatcaagtaaaaaaaacaaacagaagacggatctcagaaaaacaactaacaACTAACAAGTAAATAATCAATGCTTAGATCAGTGGTTCGCAAATGGGGGTACGTTAAgacactccagggggtacgtgagattttaaaatatacatatatttaaaaagtagaatccatgcaaaaatcctttaaaaataatcatttcataaataattgaggaaaatataagtctaaattcataaaatgaattctatcttcaggagtaggctattcaacttattatcctaaaaccacagagtctcccccacaccaggatggttccacctaacctgtcaatcaccacctggcttcacctgtcaatcacttggaccaacgatggagtcgtggttgaagcgtagcagcaatatttttatgtttcataaatcacttactgatggcacagtgctccgttttaggtcttttttttacaaccaaaagtgctttgcgctggttaggggatacttggctgaaaaaatatttcacagggggaacatcactgaaaaaaggttgaggaccactggtctagaggaaacggaaacaatctctagaagagtgaaaacaaaaggaaaccaaagaccaatcattacattttttggtatataaatattattacaacaacaatgtatgtgtatatatagttTTGTATCACAGTATTGTTatgttctgtatctttcgattatattggatttatacatcgttttaaatttatttattgaactacagttttttttaattcattatttagtTTGTTCCATATTTTAACTCTTGCAAAAAGGACCGTGTGGACGGGAGACAGACAAGGAAATGTCCAAGCTCCCAGCAGAAGATAGATCTGATCACACGCCATCCTGCATCTTCTGAACCAACGACTTGAAGTTATTCTGACAAACCACAAAGTTTATGGAAGACGGTCCTTTGGAATGACGAGACAGAACCAGAACTTTTGGTCTCTCGTGCCACATGTCctttga
Protein-coding sequences here:
- the rpf2 gene encoding ribosome production factor 2 homolog, yielding MTKLDGIIKPKTKRSKRFLESRAPKLVEDVKKVMMMKGGNTSQTVTQALKDLYSLKKPHAVLYKKKNITRPFEDSTSLEFFSKKSDSSLFLFGSHNKKRPNNLVFGRLFDFHVLDMIELGVEKFVALSEIKVSKCPEGTKPMLVFAGDAFDQDVEHKRLKSLLIDFFRGPTVPAVRLAGLEHVLHFTAVDGKIYMRSYRSLLKKSGCRTPRIELEEIGPSFDFVLRRTHLASDDLYKLAHKQPKALKPKKKKNISHNFFGTKFGRVHMQKQDLSKLQTRKMKGLRKRRRVEEGAGEQDVQTPKVAKEES